AATGAATACAAACATTTAAAGTTAAAACTTACGGAAAGGAATCCAACACTGAGAAATAATATTCTCATTCATTCTGAAATTGATGCTTTACAGAAAGCCAATGATTATTTGAATCAAAAATCAGCAGATCTAGAAGACGATGAGTATATAATTACTAAAACCGAAGTAAAACAATATGGTTGGCTCGTTTATTTCACAAATAAAAAATATGTCGAAACTAATGATGATTCTTTTCTCTTATTCGGTAATGGTCCATTTATTATTAATAAATACGATGCGAGCATTTTTCAAATTGGATCTGCAAATCCAGAAAACCAAATCTACAAATATGAATTAGAATATTTCCCAGATTTTGTAGGCTCCCTTGAATACGTCCAAAATGAATTAACTCGCATTTTAGGAATGGAAGATGATATTTTTTTATTCGACACCTAAAGATTGCATTTTATTTTAACAGGTTCGCAA
The genomic region above belongs to Leptospira perdikensis and contains:
- a CDS encoding YrhB domain-containing protein encodes the protein NEYKHLKLKLTERNPTLRNNILIHSEIDALQKANDYLNQKSADLEDDEYIITKTEVKQYGWLVYFTNKKYVETNDDSFLLFGNGPFIINKYDASIFQIGSANPENQIYKYELEYFPDFVGSLEYVQNELTRILGMEDDIFLFDT